A part of Podarcis muralis chromosome 13, rPodMur119.hap1.1, whole genome shotgun sequence genomic DNA contains:
- the LOC114583197 gene encoding vomeronasal type-2 receptor 26-like — protein sequence MVVVVILLLALLPPMGCQTHAVQCNIYYPQPPLHKYHQQGDFIIGGIAYHAGVVVSEPAFREEPLPTLTEPFVIVPKHYQHILALAFTVKEINENPHLLPNLTLGFHIYDSYFNARRTYHATMLLLSTEERFIPNYVCEQQKDLIAVIGGVDAQISVNVATVLNKYKVPQRGVCFDFIKRIPMVMSASEFDEILEDGLKIHNELLNSTASVVVFYGDSYSMVILRWIPYFAEHPPSLPKGIVWITTAAMELTSQLYQKNWDTEIFHGVLSFTIHSNDTPAFKAFVESKNPLSTNGDGFIRDFWQQAFDCVFADPNVEDVMGNICTGEEKLESLPAPFFEKTMNGHSYSIYNAVCAVAHALHYMSSTRFKYQAMERRGQWKYQNQQLWQLHIFLRRVLFNNSGGDKISFDENGELVAGFDVINWIVSSNQSFQRVKVGNVDPNQQLTINRDSITWPSHFNQSQPLSLCTERCHPGTRKRVKDGEPFCCYDCIPCPEGKISSQEDMNECNICSEEKYPNNNQDMCIPKETTFLSYEEPLGISLACFAFTFSVLTVLVLGTFLKHHHTPIVKANNKDLTYMLLISLLLCFLSALLFIGQPGIVACLLRQTAFGIIFSVAVSCVLAKTMTVVLAFMATKPGSRMRNWVGKRLAIAIVVSCSFIQTGICTVWLASSPPFPDVDMHSISKEIVLECNEGSVTMFYSVLSYMGFLALVSFTVAFFARKLPDSFNEAKFITFSMLVFCSVWVSFVPTYLSTKGKYMVAVEIFSILASGAGLLGCIFAPKCYIIVLRPELNEREHLIRNKT from the exons ATGGTGGTTGTAGTCATTTTGCTGCTGGCTCTGCTTCCTCCAATGGGATGCCAGACTCACGCTGTTCAGTGCAATATTTATTACCCACAGCCTCCACTTCACAAATATCATCAACAAGGAGACTTCATAATTGGTGGAATTGCTTATCATGCTGGTGTCGTCGTCAGTGAACCAGCCTTCAGGGAAGAACCCCTGCCAACATTGACAGAACCATTTGT CATAGTCCCTAAGcattaccagcacatcctggctttGGCTTTCACAGTCAAAGAGATCAATGAAAACCCTCACCTCTTACCCAATCTCACTttgggcttccacatctatgacagctatttcAATGCAAGGAGGACATATCATGCTACAATGCTACTTTTATCCACAGAGGAGAGATTTATCCCTAACTACGTATGTGAGCAACAGAAAGATCTAATAGCAGTCATTGGGGGAGTGGATGCCCAAATTTCCGTCAATGTGGCAACAGTCTTGAATAAGTATAAGGTTCCACAG AGAGGTGTCTGTTTTGACTTTATAAAAAGAATCCCTATGGTTATGTCCGCCTCTGAATTTGATGAAATTCTTGAAGatggattaaaaatacataatgaacTTCTGAATAGTACAGCCAGTGTGGTTGTGTTTTATGGTGACTCTTATTCCATGGTGATTTTAAGATGGATTCCGTATTTTGCAGAACATCCACCAAGTCTACCAAAAGGTATAGTGTGGATAACAACAGCTGCAATGGAGCTCACTTCACAGCTCTATCAAAAGAATTGGGACACAGAAATATTCCATGGTGTCCTGTCCTTCACAATCCATTCCAATGACACACCagcattcaaagcatttgttgagAGCAAAAATCCTTTAAGCACAAACGGAGATGGTTTCATCAGAGACTTCTGGCAACAGGCCTTTGACTGTGTGTTTGCAGATCCAAATGTGGAAGATGTGATGGGGAATATTTGTACTGGGGAGGAGAAACTAGAGAGCCTTCCTGCTCCATTCTTTGAGAAGACCATGAatggccacagctacagcatctacaatgctgtctgcGCTGTAGCCCATGCTTTGCATTACATGTCTTCAACTAGATTCAAATATCAAGCAATGGAAAGAAGAGGTCAATGGAAGTACCAAAATCAACAATTGTGGCAG CTACATATTTTTCTCAGACGTGTCTTGTTTAACAACAGCGGTGGCGACAAGATTTCCTTTGATGAGAATGGAGAGTTAGTGGCTGGATTTGATGTGATCAACTGGATTGTTTCCTCAAACCAATCATTTCAAAGAGTGAAGGTTGGGAATGTTGATCCCAACCAACAGTTGACCATCAATAGGGATTCCATAACTTGGCCCAGCCATTTTAACCAG TCTCAGCCTCTTTCCTTATGTACCGAGCGGTGCCATCCCGGAACTAGGAAAAGAGTGAAAGATGGGGAGCCATTTTGCTGTTATGattgcatcccatgtccagaagggaagatttcgtCTCAGGAGG ACATGAACGAGTGTAATATATGCTCAGAAGAAAAATATCCAAATAATAATCAGGATATGTGTATTCCCAAGGAAACAACCTTTTTGTCCTATGAGGAACCTCTGGGCATCAGTTTAGCCTGCTTTGCTTTTACCTTTTCTGTGCTCACAGTTCTGGTCCTGGGAACATTTTTGAAGCACCACCACACACCCATTGTCAAAGCAAACAACAAAGACCTCACTTATATGCTGCTAAtttctctcctcctctgcttcctgtCTGCATTGCTATTCATTGGACAACCTGGAATTGTGGCATGCCTCCTCCGACAGACGGCTTTTGGCAttatcttctcagtggctgtttcttgtgtgctggcaAAAACCATGACAGTGGTtttggctttcatggccaccaagccaggatccaggatgaggaacTGGGTGGGGAAGAGACTGGCTATTGCCAttgtggtttcctgttcctttattCAAACAGGCATCTGTACTGTGTGGCTGGCATCTTCGCCCCCATTTCCAGATGTTGACATGCACTCAATCTCTAAAGAAATTGTACTGGAATGTAATGAGGGCTCTGTGACTATGTTTTACTCTGTCTtgagctacatgggcttcctggctcttGTCAGCTTCACTGTAGCTTTCTTTGCcaggaagttacctgacagtttcaatgaagcgaagttcatcactttcagcatgttggtcttttgcagtgtttgggtgtcttttgttcCAACCTACCTCAGTAcaaagggaaaatacatggtagctgtggagatcttttctaTCTTAGCATCCGGTGCTGGtctgctgggttgcatctttgCCCCAAAATGCTACATAATTGTGTTGCGGCCTGAGTTGAATGAAAGGGAACATCTAATAAGAAATAAGACCTGA
- the LOC114583196 gene encoding vomeronasal type-2 receptor 26-like, with protein sequence MEYPSEKESHTSFSIVPKHYQHILALAFTVKEINENPHLLPNLTLGFHIYDSYCNAKRTYHATMLLLSTEERFIPNYICEQQKNLIAVIGGVDAPISINVATLLKNYKVPQRGVCFDFIKTMPIFMSTSELAGILEDGLKIHNELMNSTASVVVFYGESYSMLILRWIPYFAEHPPSLPKGLVWITTAEMELTSSVYQRDWETEIFHGVLSFSIHSNDLLAFQAFVENRNPLNTKGDGFIRDFWEQAFNCVFSDPNVEDVKGNICTGKEKLESLPAPFFEKTMNGHSYSIYNAVCAVAHALHYMSSTRFRYQAMERRSGWKYQNQQLWQLHNFLRRVSFNNSGGDKVSFDENGELVAGFDVINWIVSPNQSFHRVKVGNVDPNQGLTISGDAITWPNHFNQSQPLSLCTERCHPGTRKRVKDGEPFCCYDCIPCPEGKISAQEDMNECNICSEEKYPNNNQDTCIPKETTFLSYVEPLGISLACFAFTFSFITALVLGTFLKHQHTPIVKANNKDLTYMLLISLLLCFLSALLFIGQPEIVACLLRQTAFGIIFSVAVSCVLAKTMTVVLAFMATKPGSRMRKWVGKRLAIAIVVSCSFIQAGICTVWMAFSPPFPDVDLHSVTKEIVLECNEGSVTMFYSVLSYMGFLALVSFTVAFFARKLPDSFNEAKFITFSMLVFCSVWVSFVPTYISTKGKYMVAVEIFSILASGAGLLGCIFAPKCYVIVLRPELNEREHLTRTKT encoded by the exons ATGGAATATCCTTCTGAAAAAGAATCTCACACTTCTTTCAGCATAGTCCCTAAGcattaccagcacatcctggctttGGCATTCACAGTCAAAGAGATCAATGAAAACCCTCACCTCTTACCCAATCTCACGttgggcttccacatctatgacagctattgCAATGCAAAGAGGACTTATCATGCTACAATGCTACTTTTATCCACAGAGGAGAGATTTATCCCTAACTACATATGTGAGCAACAGAAAAATCTAATAGCAGTCATTGGCGGAGTGGATGCCCCAATTTCCATCAATGTGGCGACACTCTTGAAAAACTATAAAGTTCCACAG AGAGGTGTCTGCTTTGACTTTATAAAAACAATGCCTATCTTTATGTCCACCTCTGAATTGGCTGGAATTCTTGAAGatggattaaaaatacataatgaacTTATGAATAGTACAGCCAGTGTGGTTGTGTTTTATGGTGAATCTTATTCCATGTTGATTTTGAGATGGATTCCGTATTTTGCAGAACATCCACCAAGTCTACCAAAGGGATTAGTGTGGATAACAACAGCTGAAATGGAACTCACTTCCTCAGTTTATCAAAGGGATTGGGAAACAGAAATATTCCATGGTGTCCTGTCCTTCTCAATCCATTCCAATGACCTATTAGCATTCCAAGCATTTGTTGAGAACCGAAATCCTTTAAACACAAAAGGAGATGGTTTCATCAGGGACTTCTGGGAACAGGCCTTTAACTGTGTATTCTCAGATCCAAATGTGGAAGATGTAAAGGGGAATATTTGCACTGGGAAGGAGAAACTGGAGAGCCTTCCTGCTCCATTCTTTGAGAAGACCATGAatggccacagctacagcatctacaatgctgtctgcGCTGTAGCCCATGCTTTGCATTACATGTCTTCAACTAGATTCAGATATCAagcaatggaaagaagaagtggaTGGAAGTACCAGAATCAACAGTTGTGGCAG CTACATAATTTTCTCAGACGTGTCTCTTTTAACAACAGCGGTGGGGACAAGGTTTCCTTTGATGAGAATGGGGAGTTAGTGGCTGGATTTGATGTGATCAACTGGATTGTTTCCCCAAACCAATCATTTCATAGAGTGAAGGTTGGGAATGTTGACCCCAACCAAGGGTTGACCATCAGTGGGGATGCCATAACTTGGCCCAACCATTTTAACCAG TCTCAGCCTCTTTCCTTATGTACCGAGCGGTGCCATCCCGGAACTAGGAAAAGAGTGAAAGATGGGGAACCATTTTGCTGTTATGattgcatcccatgtccagaagggaagatttcggCTCAGGAAG ACATGAACGAGTGTAATATATGCTCAGAAGAAAAATATCCAAATAATAATCAGGATACGTGTATACCCAAGGAAACAACCTTTTTGTCCTATGTTGAACCTCTGGGCATCAGTTTAGCCTGCTTTGCTTTTACTTTTTCCTTCATCACAGCTTTGGTCCTGGGAACATTTTTGAAGCACCAACACACACCCATTGTCAAAGCAAACAACAAAGACCTCACTTATATGCTGCTAAtttctctcctcctctgcttcctgtCTGCATTGCTATTCATTGGACAACCTGAAATTGTGGCGTGCCTCCTCCGACAGACAGCTTTTGGTATTAttttctcagtggctgtttcttgtgtgctggcaAAAACCATGACAGTGGTtttggctttcatggccaccaagccaggatccaggatgaggaagtgggtggggaagagacTGGCTATTGCCAttgtggtttcctgttcctttattCAAGCAGGCATCTGTACTGTGTGGATGGCATTTTCACCACCATTTCCAGATGTCGACTTGCACTCAGTCACTAAAGAAATTGTACTGGAATGTAATGAGGGCTCCGTAACTATGTTTTACTCTGTGTtaagctacatgggcttcctggctcttGTCAGCTTCACTGTAGCTTTCTTTGCcaggaagttacctgacagtttcaatgaagcaaagttcatcactttcagcatgttggtcttttgcagtgtttgggtatcTTTTGTTCCAACCTACATTAGTaccaagggaaaatacatggttgctgtggagatcttttctaTCTTAGCATCCGGTGCTGGcctgctgggttgcatctttgcaccaaaatgctaCGTTATTGTGTTGCGGCCTGAGTTGAATGAAAGGGAACATCTAACAAGAACTAAGACCTGA